The sequence CGCCATCCGCGGTGCCCGACGCCGCCGAAGTAGCGCGCTCCGCTGGGCTTGAAGTCGTCGCCGAAGTTGGCCTCGAGGCGCAGGCACAGCTGCGTCGCGGGGTCGTAGTCGACGATCAACCAGTTGTGGTGACCGCCTTGGATCACATAGATCTCGCCCGGCGCCAGCTCGAGTCGATCGTCGAGGTCGAGCAACTCGGCGACCCCAGCCTCGACGTAGGCGCGCGGCGGCCCGAAGCCACCATCGGACGCGAAGCGCTTGTTGGCGTTGTTCATCGCCCAGTCGTGCTGGCCGGCGCCCCAGCGCGAGCCGAACGCACTGCCGTGGGTCCGCAGCGCCGCACCGACCAGCACCGCTTCGACGAACATGCAGCAGTTGGTGAACCGATGGCCGTCGCGCCCGCGCATCGCGTCGGCGTTGGGCCCATCGAAGCCACCCGCGCCGTTGGCCTTTGCGAGCGCGAGCAGATCCTCCGGATAGCCGGCCTCGTCGGTGGGCAACAGCTTGTGCTCCGCGTACGCGTAGTCGTAGTCCACGAACAGCGCGGCGACGTCCCAGAAGTGGCGCGGGTCGATGTCGAGTTCGCTGGCCATGTCGTCAGCGCGAGGGCTCGAAGGGTTCGATGGGCACGTACAGACGGGTCGATCGACGCAGCAGCCCGTAGCGCTCGATCGCGACCTCGAACACGAACTCGTAGCTATCGCCCTCGACCTCGAGCGGGGCTCCCAGTGCCTGCTCGGCGAGATCGAGCACGTACTCGCCCGACCACTTGCCACCACGGATCGTTCGCGAGCCGGCGAGCGTGCCGAGCACGTCGTCGGGGTTGCCCTCGTCGCTGTCGTCCTCGAGCAGCGTCAGCGTGATGGGCGTGTCGTCCGGGACGTTGCGGGTCTCGACGTGCAGCCACAGGCTGTCGCCGGGCCAGGCGCAGCGCTTGGACCAGAAGGCGCGCGTGATCGCCGGCGGTCGACGGATCCGCAGCACGGCATCGAGTTCGGCGGCGTAGCGCATGGCCACCCGTTGAGTGGGGGCCACCCGGGATTTCCGTCACGCCGGCGGCATCGAGGCAGGATCGGGCGCCAGCGGCCCCTGACGCCCGATCCCGACCATCCGGCGAGGCCAGGGCGACGGGCGCCGTCGAGCGGCTCTGCTACGATGCCGGCCGTGAGCGGGCATCAACGCAAGACGCTGGTCCAGCGCCCCGAGTGTCGCATCGAGCGCTGCTCCTGCGGCGTGTACCACGTGAGCGTCGGCGCGATCACGATCCGCCTGGCGCAGGCGCAGCTCACCACGCTGTTCGAATCGCTCGGGCTCGCGCTCGCGCCGACCCTCGACGGCGAGCGCGACGACGAAGATCCCCCGGTCCACTGACGGGCGGCATCACGCGATCCACGTCTGCGTCGTGGGATCCCAGCGCTTCCAGGTGTCGCCGAAGCGCTGCTGCAGGAACTTGGTGCCGGCGTCGACCCGGAATTGCGTGGTGGCGAACAGGCCGTCGAGCCCGGGGTCGTCGTAGTGCTGCACCGCGACCACATCCTCGGCGTGGGCGTGGAAGGTCACCTGCAGCGCGAGGCCGTCGGCCTCGACCACCGCGTAGCCGTGCGAGGTGACGTCAGCGTGGGCGAGGTGGGGGTTGGGTCCGTCGGTGAGCTGCAGCAGATCGCGGATCGCACCCGCCAGCTGGCTGGCGCCCGAGACCATGCTGAGCACCGGATCGTCTTCGACTTGGTTCTGCAGAAGGCGCTGGAAGGTGGTCGAGCTGATCGAGCTGGTGACGAACTCGAGGACCGAGCGCGAGGGATCATCCCGCACCGCCGGCGTACCGGCGAAGAAGGCGTGGATGTCCCCGGTGATCGCGACCACGCCGGGCACGTCGGACAGTACCCGCAGCAGCGCGTCGCGGCGGTTGCCCATGCCGTTCCAGTCGTCGACGTTGATGTGGAAGACGCGCTGGAACGAGGGCGGCACCGACAACAGCCGTAGATCGATCTGCAGCGGCATGAGGCAGAACTCGTTGCCCCACACCTTCCAGGTCGCGTCCGAGCCCTGCATGGTGTCGAGAAACCACTGCTCCTGCGCGTCGCCCATGGCCTGCTCACTGGCGCCACCGGAATCCTGCCAGCGCACGGCGGCGAGCCGCGCGAAGGCGTCACGCGCGACCAGGTAGCGCGAGCCGATGCGCGACCACAGGCTGCCCTTCATGAGGTTGGCCCAGGCGTAGCCGAGGGGCAGCGTCGCGAGCATCGCCTCGTCGATGGCCGCGGGCGCACCGAGCTCGGCGACGACGTCGTTGATCCACGAGGCAGCGATCGCACCGCTCACGCGATCGCTGGGATAGCCGGCCGCATCAGCGGCCTGCACCAACGCGTCGCGGTAGATGCCGCCGGCGAAGGTCGCGATGTCCTCGACGTAGGCCCCGGCGTCGTCGGGCACGCCACCGGAGCCCTCGAGCTGCGCCTGCGTCAGCACCACCGCACCGGGATAAGCGTCCTCGGGCACGAGGTGGTCGGAGCGGCGTGATCGCAGGTCGGTCAGCACCAGGTGCACGTGACGACCGAACCGGAAGTCCCGCCAGATGCGGATGTCGTCGGGCGGCGCGACCGCGGGGTCGTACTCGAAGCTGGGGTCGCCGGCGTAGTCGACCGGCATGTACTCGAACCACGCGAGGTTGGCATTGCTGCGCCGCTGCACGTCGGTCTCGTCGACGCGACCGTCCTGATAGGTCGCGGTCGCGCCCCAGCAGTCGTCGGAGAACTCGTGGTCGTCCCAGATCGCGAGCATCGGCAGCTGTTCGTGCACGCGCTGCAGGGCGGCATCCGAGCGGAACAGCCGGTAGAGCTGGCGGTAGTTGTCGAGCGAGCGCGCAGCCTCGAAGCCGCCGTCGCCGGTGCGATCGACCGACAGCACGCCCGCGGTGTCCTCGAACACGACCTCGCGCCCTTCGCTGCCCTGCTGGAAGCCCGCGTCGCCGGCGGTCTCGTAGATGTAGTCACCCAGGTGCACGAAGAAGTCGAGCTCGGGCTGCTGCGCGAGGTGGGCGTAGCCATTGTAGTAGCGACCGCCGTAGTCCTGGCAGGCGACGAATGCGAAGCGCACCGGGCGATCGGCGTCGACCGCAGGGGCGGTGCGCGTGCGCCCGATCTGGCTGGCCTTGAGCTCGCCATCGACCTCGGCGACGAAGCGGTAATAGTAGACCGTGTCGGCCTCGAGACCGGCGGCGCGCACCTTCACGCAGTGGTCGTGGTCGAGCGTGGCCAGCACCCGGGGCGCGCGATCCCACTGCGCGCGCTGGCGCAGCTCGACGTCGCGGTAGAGCTCGAGCTCGACCTCGACGTCGCCGTCGTCACCCGTCTCCACGCGAGTCCAGAGGATCACCGCGTCGGGCTGTGGATCACCCGAGGCAACCGACTGCGGGAACAGCTCGGGCGCCGGTACGGCCGCGCGCGGTTCGCCCGAGCCGCACGCCACGCTGAAGCCGCCCACGCTCGCCAGGGTCGCACGCAAGAACTCCCGCCGCTGCATCGCCATGGTCCACCGTTGCCCTTGCAAGAACGGCGAGGAGCATACCCCCAAGCCGCGCGGTTCGTGTTTCAATCACGCGACATGGAGCCCCGCGACGCAGGCGCTGCCCCGCCGCCGATGCGGCCGAACACGCCGCGGATCGTGCACGGCCCGCTCGGCGACGAACCGCAGTCGGTCATCCGTCGTGCGCTCGCGGTCCTGATCGCGCTGGGCTGCCTCGGGCTCGACCTCGCCTGGCCGGGCACGATCACCGGCATGCTGGCCGAGTTCGCGATGTTCGGCCTGTTCATCGGATTGCTCGCGGGCATGCTGCGGAGCCGCTCGATGCGGGTGCGCCGACTCGCCAGCGCGCTCGTCGGCGCCGACGCCATCATCTTGCTGACGCTGTTCGCGATGTTCATCGCGCGCGGCTACATCCTTTCGCAGCAGTTCGGTGGTCCCAGCGACGAGTACGACAAGGCCGCCCGCATCTACGACGTCGTGTTCCTCATCATCGGCGCGCTCCAAGGCTTCTCGGCAGCGATGCCCGAGCGCCTGGTGCGGCTCGCACTCAAGCTCGCGCAGCGCCCGGCGATGATGCTCGCCAGCAGCTTCGCGGCGATGATCCTGGTTGGCACGCTGATGCTGACGCTGCCGGTCTCGGTGGAGAACGTCTCCTACGTCTCGTTCGTCGATTCGCTCTTCACGGTGACCTCGGCGGTGTGCGTGACCGGCTTGACGGTGAACGACCCCGGGCTCTCGTACACGTTCTTCGGCGAGTTCACGATCCTGCTGTCGATCCAGCTCGGCGGCATCGGCATCATGACCCTGGCAGCGCTCACGCTTGCGTTCGCCCGCGACACCGCGCTCGCGACCCAGCTGCGCTACGCCGCGATGCTCGACGCGCGCACGCTCACCGACCTGCGCACCACCGTACAGAGCATCGTGGTCGGCACCCTGGCGATCGAGGCGGTCGGCGCGTTGCTGCTGTACCTGCAGTTCGACGGCGACCCGCGCGTGCAGGGCTCGGCGCTGTGGCTGGCGGTGTTCCACGCGGTCTCGGCGTTCTGCAACGCCGGCTTCGCGCTGTTTCCCGGCAACCTGACGCCGTTCGCCGACGACTTCGGCGTGCAGGGCGTGATCATGGTGCTGGTGATCTTCGGTGGCATCGGCTTCCCGGTGATGCGCGAGCTGGTGCTGTTGGTGCGGCTTCGTGTCGCCCACCGCCTGACCCGCGGACGACCGGATCAGGTCGCAGTGCCGCTGATGTCGCTCGCCACGCGGGTGGTGCTGTGGACCAGCGCCGCCTTGATCCTGGTCGGCATGGCCATCACGCTGGCGGTCGAGTGGCGCAAGGGCTTCGTGCACCTGAGCGTGCCGCAGCGCTTCCTCGCGGCGCTGTTCCACTCGGTGTGTACGCGCACCGCCGGCTTCAACACGGTGGACGTCGGCGCCATGGCAATGCCGACGTTGCTGTGGACGTGCGTGCTGATGTTCATCGGTGGATCGCCGGGCTCGACCGCCGGTGGCATCAAGACCACCACCTTCGCGACCCTCCTGGCGACCCTGCGCGCAGAGCTACGCGGCCACGAGCCCGTGCTCGGAAACCGCGCCATCGCCCCCGAGGTGTTCCGCCGCGCGACCGCGGTGGTGTCGATCTCGGCCGCGATCGTGCTGGTGGCCGTGACGCTGCTCAGCTTCACGGAGGAGCACGACTTCATGAAGCTCCTGTTCGAGTCGGTGTCGGCCTTCGCGACCGTGGGCCTCTCGACCGGCATCACCGGCTCGCTGACCGCGTTCGGCAAGCTCGTCATCGTCGCGACCATGTTCATCGGCCGCTGTGGTCCGCTCACCGTCGCGCTGGCGGTCGCCTCGGCCGAGCACAGCAAGCCACCCTATCGCCTGGCTCGCGAGAGCCTGCCCATCGGATGAAGGAAGACCCATGGCCAAACGCATCCTCGTGATCGGACTCGGACGCTTCGGGGCGGCCGTCGCAGAGGCGCTCGCCCAGCACGGCTGCGAGGTCGTCGCCGCCGACAACGACATGAACCACATCGACGCGATCAAGAACCGCGTCACCTATGCGCTCGAGCTCGACGCGACCGACGTGAACGCGCTGCGCTCGATCGATCCCACCAGCTGCCACGCTGCGGTGGTCGCGGTCGGCGAGCACTTCGAGAACGCCGTGCTCACGGTCGCGGCGCTGCGCGAGGTGGGCGTGCAGACCATCATCGCCCGCGCGATCTCACCACGACACGGCCGTATCTTGATGGCCGCCGGGGCCAACCGCGTGATCGAGATCGAGGCCGAGATGGGCCGCGCGCTGGGCCGCGAGCTCGCCGGCGGAGCCGACCTCGCCAGCCAGGCGACCGCGACGGTGCTGCACGCCGCCGGTGTCGCGCCCGCGGGCGCACCACCGCCGGGCGCGATGCCGCCGCCCGGCGGGCCGCTGCCGCGTTAGGGCAGCGGACTAGCGCTCGCACACGCGGTACGTCGTCGCGCCGCCGTCGAAGCAGCTGACCGACTCGACGCACCCCCACCAGATCCAGTCGACCGAGCACACCTGGCAGACCTGGCTGTGGCCGATCCAGCCCGTCAGCCTGCAGGCCATCAGCGGCTCGTCGTCACTGACGAGTTCGTCGGGGAGCGAGGCGCTCGGCGGCACGTCGGTGTCATCGCCCGGCGCGGGGACCACGAATTCATCGTCGAGCCGCACGACCTGGTAGTCCTCGGCGCCGACGTGGTCGGCCAGTTCGGCCGCGAGGTCCTGGAACTCGGCGGTGTCGTCCGGGTCGGCGGAGCAGGCACCGAGGCCCATCGCAAGGGCAAGGGATGTGAAGCAGATGATTCGCAAGGAGGTGGAGAAGAGGCGCATGTCAGTGTGGACGGGGGAAGGCCCGAACTGATCACGAACATGTTCGAGGACGAGCGAGCACACCGCCGCGCGCGTCAGGGCAGCGGGAGCCAAAGCCGAACGTTGCGATCCTCGGGCGTGCCCTCGCCGGTCAGCTGCCAACCCGAGGTGAGATCCGTGATCGCACGCAGTCGCCCCTCGGTGCCGAGTGCATCGCCGTCGAACGCCAGATCGAGCGCGACCGAGGTGAGGCTGATGAAGCCGTTGTCCTCGTTGCGCAGCTCGAGCACGCGCATCTCGTGCGGGTGATCGGCGATCGCCGAGGTGATGACCTCCCAATAGGCGTGGCCGCCCATCGGCTCCACCGCGATCACGCGGTGGACGTGCGAGTGGCCACACAGGTGCGCGATGACGTTGTCGTACTCGCCGAGCAGGGCCTGGAACTCGTCGGTGGTGAGCGCATCCGGCTGCACTGCGCCACCCACACCGCCGCCGTCGCCGAGCGAGGTCGAAGCATGGTGGCTGGCGACGAACACGAACTTGCCGTCGTCGACCGCGGCGTCGAGCGCCGGCCGCAGGAACGCGTCGACCTCGGCCTGCCGTACGACCCCCTCGGCGCCGCCGGTCTGCGCCGCGGTGTCGAGCGCGATGAAGCGGACGTTGGTGTCGGGCACATCGAACACGTAGTTGGCCTTGCCCGCCGCGATTGCGTCGTCGGTGACGCCGTGACCGTCACCGCTGGCGCGAACCAGCTCGAGCAACGCCCCGCCGTCGAGCAGCGCACGGTTGTCGTCGGCGGGGATCGGGCCCATCGTGGGCGGTCCACCCGGCATCGACCAGTCGCGCGTGAGCGCATTGACGTGATCACCGATGGCAGCGTCGGCCCGCGATGCGATCGTGAAATTGCCCTGCACGAGCACGTCGTGGTTGCCCATCACCCAGTACCACGGCACGTCGAGTCCGACCGGCGTGAAGCGATCCTTGGGATCGTTGGCCTCGCCGGGCACGGGATCGTCGTCGATGCCGGAGTCGCACTCGACCGCGCCGACGCCGTCGAGCAGCTGCAGGAACCACTGCACCTCGTTGGTCTGCGCGTTGTCGGCGTTGTCGCCCCCGAGGATCACGAAGTCGAGCGGATCGGCCGCGTGCACCGCGTTGATGGTGCGCGCGGCGGCATTGACCATGTGGCAGGCGTAGGCCTCTTGTGGTCGGAACGCGCCCGCGGCGGCGCCGGGACTGTCGAAGCCGATCAGGCGCGTGGGCGACTCGTCGTCGGCGAGCTGGGTGTCCGCCAGATGCACGAAGCGCGCGACGCGGGCCGCCGCCGCACCGGCCGCTGGGGGATCGGTGCCGTCCATCGTGACGTCGACGACGTCTTCGCCCGGCGCGTCGTCCTCGTCACCGTAGCCATCGACGATCATCTGCTCGAGCTGGGCGGGATCCTTGGGGTCGTTCTCCATCATGTCGGCGATCGCGTGCACCGGCACGCGTCGCACCTCGGTGGTCAGCAATGCTTCGTCCAACGGCGGCAGCGGCTCGGGCAGTGGCTCGCCGGTGGAGCTGCTCGACTCGCCGCTGTCGGCGACCCCGGTCGTGGTCGTGGCATCGCCCGACGAGCTGTCGGCCGCGGCGGTGGTGACGTCATCGCCGGTGGTGCCATCGCCGGCCGCGGGGTCGTGCTTGCAACCGAGGCCGATCGCCAACAGGGGGAGGACGCCAAGCTGCAGTCTCATGCTCGCGCTAGCGTAACGGCAGCGCGTCGAACCTGTCACGGTCGCGTCGCGCCGAGCCGCACCGCGCGGACGCGCGCCGAGAGCAGCAGCGGCGACAACGGTGTCGGCGGCGGTGACTCGGCCGGCGCGGCGTGGGCCGACGGCGGGGGCAGCGGCAGGCTCGCCGCGGTCGCGTACGCGCTCGCGAGTGCATCCCCGTAGGCCTCGGCCTGTCCACCGCCGTTGTAGCCGCGCGCGAACTCGACCCACCGTAGCGCCCGGAGATCCCGCAACAGCTCGCGGCGCCGGTGGATGTACCCGGTGGCGTACTGACAGTAGTCGAAGAAGCCGAGCACGTGGGCGCGCTCGTCGGCCTGGAACGCGTCGTACATCGCTCGCTCGCTCTCGTAGCCGATGAGCCTGCGGTTGCTGATCAAGATCTGCGGCCCGCCGATGCTGATGCACGACAGCGCGTCGGCGTCGCCCGCGAGCTGCCGCGCGAAGGCCAGTACCTCGTACTCGCGACTCTGCTCGCCGTGGAAGGTCTGCCACGCCGCGCTCGGATCGACGCGGAAGCGATGGTTCTTCCACGACGAGCCGCCGACGCCGGCGTGGCCACCGTGCTGGAAGCTCGCGTCGTAGGCGGCGACGTGTTCGCGCCCCCAGCGGTTGTAGAGGAGGTGGTTCTCGAAGCGGATGATGGCCTTGCCCGACGTGTGCGCGGCGCCACCGCTCTCGACCTTCCACACTGCGAGGACCGCGGGGATGGGGATGCCGGTCTGCTCGTGGATGGCATACATGAGACCGCCCAAGCGATTGAACGCGCGCGCGATCGCAGCCTTGCCGCTGGGCCACGCGTCGTCGATCGCGAGCGGCTGCGGAGGCGCCAGCGCGACCGCAGC is a genomic window of Deltaproteobacteria bacterium containing:
- a CDS encoding alkaline phosphatase D family protein, which gives rise to MAMQRREFLRATLASVGGFSVACGSGEPRAAVPAPELFPQSVASGDPQPDAVILWTRVETGDDGDVEVELELYRDVELRQRAQWDRAPRVLATLDHDHCVKVRAAGLEADTVYYYRFVAEVDGELKASQIGRTRTAPAVDADRPVRFAFVACQDYGGRYYNGYAHLAQQPELDFFVHLGDYIYETAGDAGFQQGSEGREVVFEDTAGVLSVDRTGDGGFEAARSLDNYRQLYRLFRSDAALQRVHEQLPMLAIWDDHEFSDDCWGATATYQDGRVDETDVQRRSNANLAWFEYMPVDYAGDPSFEYDPAVAPPDDIRIWRDFRFGRHVHLVLTDLRSRRSDHLVPEDAYPGAVVLTQAQLEGSGGVPDDAGAYVEDIATFAGGIYRDALVQAADAAGYPSDRVSGAIAASWINDVVAELGAPAAIDEAMLATLPLGYAWANLMKGSLWSRIGSRYLVARDAFARLAAVRWQDSGGASEQAMGDAQEQWFLDTMQGSDATWKVWGNEFCLMPLQIDLRLLSVPPSFQRVFHINVDDWNGMGNRRDALLRVLSDVPGVVAITGDIHAFFAGTPAVRDDPSRSVLEFVTSSISSTTFQRLLQNQVEDDPVLSMVSGASQLAGAIRDLLQLTDGPNPHLAHADVTSHGYAVVEADGLALQVTFHAHAEDVVAVQHYDDPGLDGLFATTQFRVDAGTKFLQQRFGDTWKRWDPTTQTWIA
- a CDS encoding TrkH family potassium uptake protein gives rise to the protein MEPRDAGAAPPPMRPNTPRIVHGPLGDEPQSVIRRALAVLIALGCLGLDLAWPGTITGMLAEFAMFGLFIGLLAGMLRSRSMRVRRLASALVGADAIILLTLFAMFIARGYILSQQFGGPSDEYDKAARIYDVVFLIIGALQGFSAAMPERLVRLALKLAQRPAMMLASSFAAMILVGTLMLTLPVSVENVSYVSFVDSLFTVTSAVCVTGLTVNDPGLSYTFFGEFTILLSIQLGGIGIMTLAALTLAFARDTALATQLRYAAMLDARTLTDLRTTVQSIVVGTLAIEAVGALLLYLQFDGDPRVQGSALWLAVFHAVSAFCNAGFALFPGNLTPFADDFGVQGVIMVLVIFGGIGFPVMRELVLLVRLRVAHRLTRGRPDQVAVPLMSLATRVVLWTSAALILVGMAITLAVEWRKGFVHLSVPQRFLAALFHSVCTRTAGFNTVDVGAMAMPTLLWTCVLMFIGGSPGSTAGGIKTTTFATLLATLRAELRGHEPVLGNRAIAPEVFRRATAVVSISAAIVLVAVTLLSFTEEHDFMKLLFESVSAFATVGLSTGITGSLTAFGKLVIVATMFIGRCGPLTVALAVASAEHSKPPYRLARESLPIG
- a CDS encoding TrkA family potassium uptake protein is translated as MAKRILVIGLGRFGAAVAEALAQHGCEVVAADNDMNHIDAIKNRVTYALELDATDVNALRSIDPTSCHAAVVAVGEHFENAVLTVAALREVGVQTIIARAISPRHGRILMAAGANRVIEIEAEMGRALGRELAGGADLASQATATVLHAAGVAPAGAPPPGAMPPPGGPLPR
- a CDS encoding metallophosphoesterase, producing the protein MRLQLGVLPLLAIGLGCKHDPAAGDGTTGDDVTTAAADSSSGDATTTTGVADSGESSSSTGEPLPEPLPPLDEALLTTEVRRVPVHAIADMMENDPKDPAQLEQMIVDGYGDEDDAPGEDVVDVTMDGTDPPAAGAAAARVARFVHLADTQLADDESPTRLIGFDSPGAAAGAFRPQEAYACHMVNAAARTINAVHAADPLDFVILGGDNADNAQTNEVQWFLQLLDGVGAVECDSGIDDDPVPGEANDPKDRFTPVGLDVPWYWVMGNHDVLVQGNFTIASRADAAIGDHVNALTRDWSMPGGPPTMGPIPADDNRALLDGGALLELVRASGDGHGVTDDAIAAGKANYVFDVPDTNVRFIALDTAAQTGGAEGVVRQAEVDAFLRPALDAAVDDGKFVFVASHHASTSLGDGGGVGGAVQPDALTTDEFQALLGEYDNVIAHLCGHSHVHRVIAVEPMGGHAYWEVITSAIADHPHEMRVLELRNEDNGFISLTSVALDLAFDGDALGTEGRLRAITDLTSGWQLTGEGTPEDRNVRLWLPLP
- a CDS encoding DUF3380 domain-containing protein: MATPETFRGSLDLSTLERPAIDLSLARRGELRLELLRDVDDPEEVPASQPSLSHDGLAWIAGRSLAAAVAGASRAAVIQDARAQAIATESTVRRLVQTPLSQRQLDAIVAHAQRIGIDAFRHSPLLVDLDAGVLDRVAAYLAADELAIFEGGDYGDVPDDPEIDFDREIPLARVGDVETVLDPDAVVRGGPPAFASQGRRIPRWDRVRIDERSADDAHVRVSTPAGATIGWTLRTNLGGYFKDDPKLAAVALAPPQPLAIDDAWPSGKAAIARAFNRLGGLMYAIHEQTGIPIPAVLAVWKVESGGAAHTSGKAIIRFENHLLYNRWGREHVAAYDASFQHGGHAGVGGSSWKNHRFRVDPSAAWQTFHGEQSREYEVLAFARQLAGDADALSCISIGGPQILISNRRLIGYESERAMYDAFQADERAHVLGFFDYCQYATGYIHRRRELLRDLRALRWVEFARGYNGGGQAEAYGDALASAYATAASLPLPPPSAHAAPAESPPPTPLSPLLLSARVRAVRLGATRP